In Candidatus Dependentiae bacterium, the sequence TGCACGGAAACAGCAAGTTTTACACCATATTTATTTATAAAAACGGATAAATTCTTTGTTACTCCGGCAGTAGAGACAGTAATTCTACTTTTAGATAAGCCAAAGCCATCCATAGAAGTTAATATTTGAATTGATTTTTCTACATTTTCAAGATTAAGTAGAGGCTCTCCCATTCCCATAAAAACAATATTTGTTATTTTTTCAGATATGTTTTGTTTTTGCATAAAATCTTGAATTGCTATAAATTGACCCAAAATTTCCGATGATGTCAGATTTCTTTTAAATTGGACTTCGCTACCGGTTGCACAAAATTTACACTTTAAAGGGCAACCTATCATGCACGAAACACATAAAGTACTTCTGTTTTCATCTATTATTAAAATAGATTCAATAAGATTTTTATCTATAGTTTCAAGTAGAAATTTATGTGATTTATCCAAGGTTGATTTTTGGTGATTGTAGATTTTTGGTATATCAAGGGTACAGTTTAATTTCAACTTAGCTCTAAAATCTTCTGAAATATTTGTCATTAGGTCAAAATCTAAGACATTTTTTTTGTAAATCCAGTTTAAAAGTTGTTTTGCACGAAATTTTTTTTCGCCCAATTTTTCAACTAGAAGCTCGGTTTCTTTTATAGATAGGTCTAATATATTTAATTTAGTCATAATTTATCAATTTTAAAAGATTATAATATTCCAAAAATACCTATTTATATTGCACTTATTGTAAAAATAAAACAAGTGGCTATGATTTATTTTTTGTTTGAT encodes:
- the rlmN gene encoding 23S rRNA (adenine(2503)-C(2))-methyltransferase RlmN; the protein is MTKLNILDLSIKETELLVEKLGEKKFRAKQLLNWIYKKNVLDFDLMTNISEDFRAKLKLNCTLDIPKIYNHQKSTLDKSHKFLLETIDKNLIESILIIDENRSTLCVSCMIGCPLKCKFCATGSEVQFKRNLTSSEILGQFIAIQDFMQKQNISEKITNIVFMGMGEPLLNLENVEKSIQILTSMDGFGLSKSRITVSTAGVTKNLSVFINKYGVKLAVSVHFPTEEQRLEFMPINKLYSLSNLITELKKIKLNKRDFITIEYLMINDINDSLQHAIKLHKLVSDLKVKINLIPFNPIKTFSGKPSEDNKIEKFANYLKSKNIFTTIRKSRGKDTQGACGQFSLK